In Stigmatopora argus isolate UIUO_Sarg chromosome 17, RoL_Sarg_1.0, whole genome shotgun sequence, the following are encoded in one genomic region:
- the dselb gene encoding dermatan-sulfate epimerase-like protein has protein sequence MAPPEWAFFLLLPLWAAGAAFSGVPNATDGELLTEPPAPPHPALYFGPGDVQQMRQRSQGSHGHIFKVVRGAALTMLSNGAAYLPPAKHEEFASKWNEIYGNNLPPLALYCLLCPEDAAALRFLLKFMDRMADYADWKVSGAPHDEVPMAHSLTGFATAYDFVHGYLDVGRREVYLEKIRSQTALLYSFSKYRGWGRQYLHNHQSTNVLALLIGAIVAGSRHRPEAALWKRVAVDYMEKTMFLLNHVVDGTLDEGVAYGSYTAKSITQYVFLAKRHFGVDNAQNHWLREHFWFYYATLLPGFQRSVGIADSNYNWFYGPESQLAFLDAFVLRNGTGNWLAQQIRKHRPKDGPMGQSSAQRWATLHTEFIWYDARLAPRPPRGFGRPELHVFSDWGVVTYGAGLPAAPGNTFVSFKSGKLGGRAVYDMVHQKPYAWLRGWNSFNPGHEHPDQNSFTFAPNGQVFVAEALYGPKLGYLNNVLVFGPSPTSRCNGPWEGQLGECGKWLRWNDEGVGDARGEVVVASAHGDAMFASGQAAAAYSPAMKLKSVYRALVLLNSQTLLVVDHVEKAADSPVRWLSAFFHNLDIDFKYVPFRFMDRYNGAMMDVWDAHYKMFWLQSGGHSPETRIQEAEQAAEFKKRWTQYVNVTFPVDGAVSRTAYVFHGPHVKLSGCRFLDHGRNGVRLALTINDTETAVSIATNYRDIGARWAYLGFGGHCKVEDRHRVTRFGLGTQELAGDGDEPPSDSASAPKAAVAALLLLCGMVAFLATRRKFHDACFRLRGLMRYALPTVLFLWIAGLLLVSNSCDRLLCGVKWKSGGPAEVRAPPSPPRESRQLPLPTVLIASLPGSGAEILKHLFYNNSDFVYIRVPTQHLDVPETEFQFDSLVDACEWSRSEARRGRFKVIQGWLHSLVHNTKLHLQNVQLADGGSRRGGADKRKSGAGPPDAEYVLELRRHLARFPNARVVLNMRSGSWTLKLPFVREAVGPSLKTLHVVRDPRAWIYLMLYNSQPSLYYLKNVPQHLSLIFKEASPACPSQAPEFQALRRLLAGGESRPALILAHLWLAHTAAALRVSQSLPEDSYLRLRFEDVVNSPLSTAQRIHAFLGVPASPAALNQLAFTTSTNLYSLQYEGDISPASIAAWRQKMPPRDVRLVEDVCGGVMKRLGFLRWPG, from the coding sequence ATGGCGCCGCCGGAGTGGGCTTTTTTCCTCCTGCTCCCGCTCTGGGCGGCGGGAGCCGCCTTCTCCGGGGTCCCCAACGCCACGGACGGAGAGCTTTTGACGGAGCCGCCGGCGCCCCCCCACCCGGCTCTCTATTTCGGGCCGGGGGACGTGCAGCAGATGAGGCAGCGCTCTCAGGGCAGCCACGGCCACATCTTCAAAGTGGTGCGGGGCGCCGCGCTCACCATGCTGTCCAACGGCGCCGCGTACCTGCCGCCCGCCAAGCACGAGGAGTTCGCCAGCAAGTGGAACGAGATCTACGGCAACAACCTGCCGCCCCTGGCGCTCTACTGCCTGCTGTGCCCCGAGGACGCGGCCGCCCTGCGCTTCCTGCTCAAGTTCATGGACCGGATGGCCGACTACGCCGACTGGAAGGTGAGCGGCGCGCCCCACGACGAGGTGCCCATGGCGCACTCGCTGACCGGCTTCGCCACGGCCTACGACTTCGTCCACGGCTACCTGGACGTCGGCCGGCGGGAGGTCTACCTGGAGAAGATCCGCTCGCAGACGGCGCTGCTGTACTCCTTCTCCAAGTACCGGGGCTGGGGGCGGCAGTACCTCCACAACCACCAGAGCACCAACGTGCTGGCGCTGCTGATCGGGGCCATCGTGGCGGGCTCGCGCCACCGGCCCGAGGCGGCGCTGTGGAAGCGGGTGGCGGTGGACTACATGGAGAAGACCATGTTCCTGCTCAACCACGTGGTGGACGGCACGCTGGACGAGGGCGTGGCCTACGGCAGCTACACGGCCAAGTCCATCACGCAGTACGTGTTCCTGGCCAAGCGGCACTTTGGCGTGGACAACGCGCAGAACCACTGGCTGCGGGAGCACTTCTGGTTCTACTACGCCACCCTGCTGCCGGGCTTCCAGAGGTCGGTGGGCATCGCCGACTCCAACTACAACTGGTTCTACGGGCCGGAGAGCCAGCTGGCCTTCCTGGACGCCTTCGTGCTGAGGAACGGCACGGGCAACTGGCTGGCCCAGCAGATCCGCAAGCACCGGCCCAAGGACGGCCCCATGGGCCAGTCGTCGGCGCAGCGCTGGGCCACGCTGCACACCGAGTTCATCTGGTACGACGCCCGGCTGGCCCCGCGGCCCCCCCGCGGCTTCGGACGCCCCGAGCTGCACGTCTTCTCCGACTGGGGCGTGGTGACCTACGGCGCCGGGCTGCCCGCCGCCCCGGGCAACACCTTCGTCTCCTTCAAGTCGGGCAAGCTGGGCGGGCGGGCCGTCTACGACATGGTCCACCAGAAGCCCTACGCCTGGCTGCGGGGCTGGAACAGCTTCAACCCGGGCCACGAGCACCCGGACCAGAACTCCTTCACCTTCGCCCCCAACGGCCAGGTGTTCGTGGCGGAGGCGCTCTACGGGCCCAAGCTGGGCTACCTCAACAACGTGCTGGTCTTCGGACCCTCGCCCACCAGCCGCTGCAACGGCCCGTGGGAGGGCCAGCTGGGCGAGTGCGGCAAGTGGCTGCGCTGGAACGACGAGGGCGTGGGCGACGCCCGCGGCGAGGTGGTGGTGGCCTCGGCCCACGGCGACGCCATGTTCGCCAGCGGCCAGGCCGCCGCCGCCTACTCCCCCGCCATGAAGCTGAAGAGCGTGTACCGGGCGCTGGTGCTGCTCAACTCGCAGACGCTGCTGGTGGTGGACCACGTGGAGAAGGCGGCCGACTCGCCCGTGCGCTGGCTCAGCGCCTTCTTCCACAACCTGGACATCGACTTCAAGTACGTGCCCTTCCGCTTCATGGACCGCTACAACGGCGCCATGATGGACGTGTGGGACGCGCACTACAAGATGTTCTGGCTGCAGAGCGGCGGCCACAGCCCGGAGACCCGCATCCAGGAGGCCGAGCAGGCGGCCGAGTTCAAGAAGAGGTGGACGCAGTACGTCAACGTCACCTTCCCCGTGGACGGCGCCGTCAGCCGCACCGCCTACGTCTTCCACGGGCCCCACGTCAAGTTGTCGGGCTGCAGGTTCCTGGACCACGGCCGGAACGGCGTCCGCCTGGCCCTGACCATCAACGACACGGAGACGGCCGTGTCCATCGCCACCAATTACCGGGACATCGGGGCCAGGTGGGCCTACCTGGGCTTCGGGGGCCACTGCAAGGTGGAGGACCGCCACCGGGTCACCCGCTTCGGCCTGGGCACGCAGGAGCTGGCCGGGGACGGAGACGAGCCGCCGTCCGACTCGGCCTCGGCGCCcaaggcggcggtggcggccctCCTGCTCCTCTGCGGGATGGTGGCCTTCCTGGCCACGCGGAGGAAGTTCCACGACGCCTGCTTCAGGCTCCGCGGGCTCATGCGCTACGCCCTGCCGACCGTGCTCTTCCTGTGGATCGCCGGGCTGCTCTTGGTGTCCAACAGCTGCGACCGGCTGCTCTGCGGCGTCAAGTGGAAGAGCGGGGGCCCGGCCGAGGTCCgggcgccgccgtcgccgccgcgggAGAGCCGCCAACTGCCCCTCCCCACCGTCCTCATCGCGTCCCTGCCCGGCTCCGGGGCCGAGATCCTCAAGCATCTCTTTTACAACAACTCGGACTTCGTCTACATCCGGGTGCCCACCCAGCACCTGGATGTGCCGGAGACAGAGTTCCAGTTCGATTCCCTGGTGGACGCCTGCGAGTGGTCCCGATCCGAGGCCCGGCGGGGACGCTTCAAGGTGATCCAGGGCTGGCTCCACTCGCTGGTCCACAACACCAAGCTGCACCTGCAGAACGTCCAGCTGGCCGACGGCGGGAGCCGGCGCGGCGGCGCCGACAAGAGGAAGTCCGGGGCCGGGCCGCCGGACGCCGAGTACGTCCTGGAGCTGAGACGCCACCTGGCCCGCTTCCCCAACGCCCGCGTGGTCCTGAACATGCGCAGCGGGAGCTGGACGCTGAAGCTCCCCTTTGTGCGGGAGGCGGTCGGGCCCTCCCTGAAGACCCTCCACGTGGTGAGGGACCCCCGCGCGTGGATTTATCTGATGCTGTACAACAGCCAGCCCAGCTTGTACTACCTGAAGAACGTCCCTCAGCACCTGTCCTTGATATTCAAGGAGGCCTCGCCGGCCTGCCCCAGCCAAGCGCCGGAATTCCAGGCGCTGCGGCGGCTGCTGGCCGGCGGCGAGAGCCGCCCGGCGCTGATCCTGGCCCACCTGTGGCTGGCCCACACGGCCGCCGCCCTGCGGGTCAGCCAGAGCCTCCCCGAGGACTCGTACCTGCGGCTGCGCTTCGAGGACGTGGTCAACTCGCCGCTGAGCACGGCCCAGCGCATCCACGCCTTCCTGGGGGTGCCGGCGTCGCCCGCCGCGCTCAACCAACTGGCCTTCACCACCTCCACCAACTTGTACAGCCTACAGTACGAGGGGGATATCTCGCCGGCCAGCATCGCCGCCTGGCGGCAGAAAATGCCGCCGCGCGACGTGAGGCTCGTCGAGGACGTCTGCGGGGGCGTCATGAAGCGGCTGGGTTTCCTTCGCTGGCCCGGTTAA